A single window of Periplaneta americana isolate PAMFEO1 chromosome 14, P.americana_PAMFEO1_priV1, whole genome shotgun sequence DNA harbors:
- the LOC138713532 gene encoding metacaspase-2-like, giving the protein MKNPKAPNLKTLPKTHKKEMTMRPIVNCREAPNYKVNKYLHKFLSNNIILDNQYTITNTKQIIKKLQKLKTTSNTKILSLDVTNLYTNIPIDETINIIIKKLNEAQLDNNIIQQITHLLKTSLKQNYFKFDNKIYIQSTGLAMGDPLSGYLANIFLQELENKHINNLNNKFNFSTYARYVDDTIIIYENTQNKDSQILEEFNKWHQNIKFTLEQSNNNSLNFLDLNITIATPTITFNIYRKETTTTHAIKKHSIHPITHKISKFRFLIDRLLTTPLNRDNYNKELNYIKQIAFENGYENQLINNLIQKRKTKLHKKEYTTLQPEKTQNKKQWHSLTYYGKITNKLSNFFKKQNINIAPRTNNKLNNIIPNNTNHNEPLLNSGIYQLNCKNCTKTYIGQTRRNFKIRFKEHTSDFVYNRNRSKFAQHLIEENHELANINDTLKILKITNDPTIETAEQFHIIKEHNSGKPLLNEQIANINNPLFNLLKLLPPKQSHTQITPTPPLLPETDIITN; this is encoded by the coding sequence ATGAAGAACCCCAAAGCACccaatttaaaaacactaccgaaaacacataaaaaagaaatgacaatgAGACCAATAGTAAATTGCAGAGAAGCCCCAAATtacaaagtcaataaatatttacataaattcttaAGTAATAACATCATTCTAGACAACCAATATACCATCACcaacacaaaacaaataataaaaaaacttcaaaaactcAAAACTACGAGCAACACCAAAATACTTTCACTGGatgttacaaatttatataccaacataccaatagatgaaaccattaacataattattaaaaaactGAACGAAGCCCaattagataataatataattcaacaaataacccatttactaaaaacatccctaaaacagaattatttcaaatttgataataaaatatacattcaatCAACTGGATTAGCCATGGGCGACCCCTTATCAGGATATTTAGCTAACATATTTCTACaagaacttgaaaacaaacacataaataatttaaataataagttcaATTTCAGCACATACGCAAGATACGTTgacgatacaataataatatacgaaaacaccCAAAACAAAGATAGTCAAATACTAGAAGAATTTAACAAAtggcatcaaaatataaaattcacccttgaacaaagcaataacaatagccttaattttctagatttaaatataacaatagcaACCCCAACAATTACATTCAATATATACAGGAAAGAAACAACAACTACACAtgccataaaaaaacattcaatacatccaatcacacataaaattagcaaatttcggttcctcattgatagattactcacaacaccgctaaatagagataattacaataaagaacttaattatataaagcaaatagcctttgaaaatggatacgaaaaccaactaatcaacaacttaatacaaaagagaaaaacaaaactacatAAAAAAGAATACACAACATTACAGCctgagaaaacacaaaacaaaaaacaatggcatagtttaacatattacggcaaaattacaaacaaacttagcaactttttcaaaaaacaaaatattaacatagcccctcgtaccaacaacaaactaaacaatataattcccaataataccaaccataatgaacccctcctaaacagcggcatataccagttaaactgcaaaaattgcaccaaaacatatataggacagacccggcgcaactttaaaataagatttaagGAACATACCTCTGATTTCGTTTATAATAGAAATAGATCTAAATTTGCACAACACCTTATAGAAGAAAACCATGAACTCGCAAACATTAATGACAccctgaaaatactaaaaatcacaaacgaccctacaatagaaacggcggaacaatttcatattataaaagaacacaactcaggaaaacctctactaaatgaacaaatagccaacataaataacccactcttcaatttattaaaactactcccgcccaaacaatcacacacacagattacaccgacaccccctctacttccggaaacagaTATTATAACTAACTAA